One window of Amaranthus tricolor cultivar Red isolate AtriRed21 chromosome 13, ASM2621246v1, whole genome shotgun sequence genomic DNA carries:
- the LOC130798862 gene encoding uncharacterized protein LOC130798862, with translation MEGERVLLNLSPMRGVVRFGALGKLSPRLIGPYEISERVASHVLHPEPLDLDISLSYPEQPVRILDKNVRSTRRKDISMVKFLWSNHEHEAATWETEDSMRAKYPHLFQFNSVTGT, from the exons ATGGAGGGCGAACGGGTATTACTTAACTtgtcacccatgcgcggagtagtgCGTTTTGGTGCTCttggaaagttgagccctcgattGATAGGACCATATGAAATTTCTGAACGTGTAG CCTCTCATGTCTTACATCCCgaacctttagatttggataTATCCTTGTCTTACCCTGAGCAACCGGTTAGAATCTTGGACAAGAATGTCCGCAGTACACGACGGAAAGATATATCTATGGTAAAATTcttgtggtcaaatcacgaacATGAAGCGGCTACATGGGAAACGGAGGACTCTATGCGAGCAAAGTACCCTCATCTCTTTCAGTTCAATAgtgttacggggacgtaa